The nucleotide window TTTGCATTGAAGGTGGACGCCGCCGACTTCCAAGCTTTTGCGGTCATCATTGCATTAGGAAATCGGAAAGCGGCAGCAGAGCATTTGCAGATCCCGCACCGAAGCTTCTATGATCGCGTGGACAAGTGGCCGCAGCGCGGGAGGGAGTATCAGTTGATGTGGCGTTTCATCGAATGGCGCAAGCGCAGTGGGCGGCACATAAAAGTCCGGCTGGATGAGTCTTTACAGTCGGGTGAATCCGGCGGGCAAGCCGAGAACCCGGAAACCCTCCGTGAAACGCTGGAGTCTGTGAAAGCATCCGAGTCCACCAATTATCCTGACTTACTGGCAGACATCTTTGGGGCGCTGCAGCGGCAGAATGCCGCGAACTGGTCGAGCGTGAAAACCGAACTTCTCAAACTCATCCGCGAAGAACTTCCGCAATAATCTCCGCAACTCGCCACAAGAGTTGCAATTCACTCATCCACAGGGGTTAGCGTAATCGCTAACCCCATTTTTGTGCCCCAATCACGCCATTTTCGCCCCCTTCTGAACGGTGCGCGCTAACTGCCACCGTCACGACGGAGAAAGCAAATATGGCAGCGAACAATCGAATGAAAGCGGCGCGGGTGCTGAAAGGGATGACCCAACTGCAACTCGCGGACAAGGTCGGCACGAAAGAGATCGAGATTTCCCGAATCGAAACCGGTCGGGCCGTGCCGGAAGCGAGCCTTAAGCAACGCATCGCCGATGCGTTGGGCAAACCCACGTTTGAACTCTTCGACGCTTAACCCTTGGAGGAATCACACATGATGACCGAATCAAGCAATGTCTGCACCCCGCCAGCGCCGCTGGCAACTCAACCGCGTCGTCCCCGTCCGCTCGGCGATGGCTACGACGAGATGCTCACCAAGAAGGAACTGGCCGCCAAGTTAAAGGTAACGTTGCGCACAATCGAGAACTGGCAGCGCGCCGGCCATCTGCCGTTCATCAAAATTTCCTCCGTGGTGCTTTTTGATTGGGCCGAAGTCCGCGAAAGCCTTCACACGAATTTCAAAGTCTGCCGGCGCGGTGCGATTC belongs to Verrucomicrobiia bacterium and includes:
- a CDS encoding helix-turn-helix transcriptional regulator, with protein sequence MKAARVLKGMTQLQLADKVGTKEIEISRIETGRAVPEASLKQRIADALGKPTFELFDA
- a CDS encoding helix-turn-helix domain-containing protein, with translation MMTESSNVCTPPAPLATQPRRPRPLGDGYDEMLTKKELAAKLKVTLRTIENWQRAGHLPFIKISSVVLFDWAEVRESLHTNFKVCRRGAIRPRLGT